The genomic window AAGAGCACCCTGGTCAAGCTACTGTGCCGGTTCTACGACCCGACCCGCGGCTCGATCACCTGGGACGGTGTCGACCTGCGCGACTTCGAGGTGGACGAGCTGCGCCGGCGGATGAGCGTGGTCTTTCAGGACTTCATGGAGTACGAGTTGAGCGCCGCCGAGAACATCGCGGTCGGCGATCTCACGGCGCTGGACGACGGCGGTGAGCGCGTCACCGAGGCGGCCCGGCGGGCCGGGTGTGATCCGTTCCTGCGGGAGCTGCCGCACGGCTACGACACCCTGCTGACCCGGATCTTCCTGGACGCCGCCGATCGTGACGATCCCCGGACCGGGGTGGTGCTCTCCGGCGGCCAGTGGCAGCGGGTGGCACTGGCCCGGGCGCTGGTCCGCACCCACGGTGACCTGCTGATCCTGGACGAGCCGAGCGCCGGGCTGGACGCCGAGGCCGAACATCAGGTGCACGAGCGGCTGCGGGATCACCGGCGGGGCCGGACCAGTCTGCTGATCTCGCACCGGATGAGCACGATCCGGCAGGCGGACACGATCGTGGTGCTCGGTGCGGGCGCCGTCGTGGAACGCGGTGGCCATGACGAGCTGATCACCGCCGGTGGTGAGTACGCCCGGCTGTTCGCGTTGCAGGCGGCCGGTTACCGCAAGGCGGTGGAGGTCTCGTGACGTTCTCGGTCCCGGTGGTGGCTGTTGTAGTGCTCGCGGCGGTTGTCGTGCTCCGTCGGGTGCGGCGGCGGCATGCCGTGGTGCGGGTGACCGGGTCGTCGATGGCGCCGACGTTCCGGCCCGGGGATCGGGTGCTGGTGCGGCGGACGGTGGCCGGGGTGCGTACCGGCGATGTGGTCGCGGTCGAAGCCCCCGAACAGGGTCGATGGCCGACTCGGCCGCTCAGCACCGGCATCGGCGGGCGGCGCTGGCTGATCAAACGGGTCGCCGCGGTCGCCGGGGAACCGGTCCCCGCGACCGGGATACCCGCGCTGGCCGGGGAACGGATCGTGCCGGACGGGTTCCTGGTGCTACTCGGGGACGCCGGGGAGATCAGCTACGACTCGAAGCAGGTCGGCTACTTCCCGGCGGCCCGGGTGCTCGGCGTCGCGGTCCGGTTGCTGGACGGCTACCGCCAGCGTGGCGAGTTCCGCATCGAGGCGTGACCGGCCGGGCGGTCCTCGTGCATCACCAGGCGCACCAGGCCGTGTACCCGGTAGCGGCCCGGCCCGTTTTCGGTCAGGAACCCGCCGTCCACCAGGACATCCAGCAGATCCGTGTCGTCGTCGGTGACGCCCTGAGACAGGCTCAGTGACTTGAGCAGGCGGCGGGCCGCCGGTGGCAGCGCCCGGCACGCGCCGGTCAGCCGGGACCGGATGTCCAGGTCACCGGTGCGCAGGGTGTCCAGCCGGGTGGACTCGTCGTCCAGCAGCGCGGCCAGCCGGTCCAGCGGCCGCCCGGGACGGCTCGTGGCCCGCGCGGCGGCGATCCGGACCGCCAGCGGCAGCGTCTCGCAGCTCCGCACGATCCGGCCGATCACCGCCCGGTCCCGGTCAGCCGGGCCGCCCGTCACCGCGCGTTCCCGGTCGGCCGGCCCGTCGAGGACGGCGCTGAACAGGGCAATCGCGTCCGGCTCGGGCAGACCGGTCAGGGTGATGTGCCGGGCGCCGTCGAGTGCCGGAAGCCGGGACCGGCCGGTCACCAGCACCCCGCAACCCGCCGTGCCCGGCAGCAACGCCCGCACCTGCGGCTCACCGGCGGCGTTGTCCAGCACCACCAGGACCCGGCGGCCGTCCAGAGTGCTGCGCAACATGCCGGTACGGGCCGGGAGCGCGGCCGGGATCCGGTCGGCCGGCACCCCCTGTGCCGTCAGGAACCGCCCGATCACCTCCTCGGGCGTGGCCGGGTCCGGGCCGTCACCGCGCAGATCGGCGTAGAGCTGACCGTCCGGATAGCCGCCGGCCACCCGGTGCGCGAGGGCGACTGCCAGCGCGGTCTTGCCCACCCCGGCCAGCCCGGAGACCACCACGATCGGCAGGACGTCGCGCCGGGCGGGGCCGAGTACCCGTACGCCCAGTTCGATCTCGCTCGTCCGGCCGGTGAAACCGGCGACCGGAGGCGGCGTGAGAAACG from Actinoplanes derwentensis includes these protein-coding regions:
- a CDS encoding S26 family signal peptidase, whose protein sequence is MTFSVPVVAVVVLAAVVVLRRVRRRHAVVRVTGSSMAPTFRPGDRVLVRRTVAGVRTGDVVAVEAPEQGRWPTRPLSTGIGGRRWLIKRVAAVAGEPVPATGIPALAGERIVPDGFLVLLGDAGEISYDSKQVGYFPAARVLGVAVRLLDGYRQRGEFRIEA
- a CDS encoding AfsR/SARP family transcriptional regulator, which translates into the protein MSVSIGLLGPLDVRRGTAAIRMAAGKTRIVLAYLIANHDRVIAIDELAGELWAGSPPSSAVANIRTYVAALRRSFGSAPAPVSILARPHGYQLRLADDCRVDLNEFRALVERGRAAGGQPRTAMRHLDQALGIWRGSALDGLRDGPMLSTFAAVLEEERVQVVEETVDARLCDGRFAEAVPMLRRHLDDNPLREHAHAQLMTALYHCGDVSGALAAFATARDLLRDQLGIEPGRELTDLHLAVLDRSPRLDRDRPEPEPIVAADPLFTPFLTPPPVAGFTGRTSEIELGVRVLGPARRDVLPIVVVSGLAGVGKTALAVALAHRVAGGYPDGQLYADLRGDGPDPATPEEVIGRFLTAQGVPADRIPAALPARTGMLRSTLDGRRVLVVLDNAAGEPQVRALLPGTAGCGVLVTGRSRLPALDGARHITLTGLPEPDAIALFSAVLDGPADRERAVTGGPADRDRAVIGRIVRSCETLPLAVRIAAARATSRPGRPLDRLAALLDDESTRLDTLRTGDLDIRSRLTGACRALPPAARRLLKSLSLSQGVTDDDTDLLDVLVDGGFLTENGPGRYRVHGLVRLVMHEDRPAGHASMRNSPRWR